From a region of the Listeria monocytogenes ATCC 19117 genome:
- a CDS encoding helix-turn-helix transcriptional regulator, whose product MKLERILAILVMILERKVLASELAEKFEVSTRTIYRDMDTLLYAGFPVVALPGKNGGFTMLDTYKLATFTFSEAEKQILLEALEARSEFMLNDSHEILREKITLLQTEKPTSKHIFFDSATQHRQQIEAEVKRKIAYIQKAFTTNKQLKITYIAMSGAETTREISPQKLNLMDGSWYLEAYCHKRAAIRHFKLTRITSLKEIGKSIMYVEETEHQPAEMKKIVLEFPKNQLGKLLDYFLQEEMETGDDYVRVSFFYDLERNIIPFLLMFGSAVKILEPASLQKDYKSEVEKLYFNLNC is encoded by the coding sequence GTGAAACTAGAACGGATTTTAGCAATACTAGTCATGATCTTGGAGCGAAAAGTGCTGGCAAGTGAGCTGGCTGAAAAATTTGAAGTAAGCACAAGGACGATTTATCGCGATATGGATACGCTACTTTATGCGGGATTTCCAGTTGTTGCTTTGCCGGGAAAAAACGGCGGGTTCACAATGCTCGATACATATAAGCTGGCGACATTTACTTTTTCGGAGGCGGAAAAACAGATTTTGCTTGAGGCATTAGAGGCGCGTTCGGAGTTTATGCTGAATGATAGCCACGAGATTTTGCGAGAAAAAATCACGCTATTACAGACTGAAAAACCAACTAGCAAGCATATTTTCTTTGATTCAGCGACACAACATCGCCAGCAAATTGAAGCGGAAGTGAAACGGAAAATCGCTTATATCCAGAAAGCTTTTACGACAAATAAACAACTTAAAATTACGTATATCGCTATGAGTGGCGCGGAAACAACGCGGGAGATTTCGCCGCAAAAATTAAACTTGATGGATGGAAGTTGGTATTTAGAAGCCTATTGCCACAAAAGAGCAGCGATTCGTCATTTTAAATTAACGCGAATAACTTCTTTGAAAGAAATAGGTAAATCGATTATGTACGTTGAAGAAACGGAGCACCAGCCTGCAGAAATGAAGAAAATTGTGTTGGAATTTCCGAAAAATCAGCTCGGGAAATTGTTGGATTATTTTTTGCAAGAAGAAATGGAGACTGGAGACGATTATGTCCGTGTAAGCTTTTTCTATGATTTGGAGCGCAATATAATACCGTTTTTATTGATGTTTGGAAGTGCC
- a CDS encoding YdcF family protein, translating to MRSLRKIVIILIIIGFMYLLIVAAFMFSGSRTKPSENADTVLILGAKVNGTPAVPSLVLQERLDAAVAYLNEYPKAKVIVSGGQGADESATEASVMEEYLVNEGIARKRIETETKSKRTEENIKYSNAKFNLGKTVIVTSDYHMYRALMLAKRQGIDASGLPATSKTFAKYKGMMREVLSITYAWVFDH from the coding sequence ATGAGAAGTCTGAGGAAAATTGTCATTATTTTAATCATAATTGGTTTTATGTATTTATTAATCGTCGCGGCCTTTATGTTTAGTGGTTCTAGGACGAAACCAAGTGAAAATGCTGATACAGTGTTGATTTTAGGTGCAAAAGTGAATGGGACCCCAGCAGTTCCTTCATTAGTTTTGCAAGAAAGATTGGATGCGGCAGTCGCTTATTTAAACGAATATCCAAAGGCGAAAGTGATTGTTAGTGGTGGCCAAGGGGCTGATGAAAGTGCGACTGAAGCTTCCGTTATGGAAGAATATTTGGTTAATGAAGGAATTGCAAGAAAGCGGATTGAAACGGAAACGAAATCTAAGAGAACAGAAGAGAATATTAAATATAGTAATGCGAAATTTAATTTAGGAAAAACAGTGATTGTGACAAGTGATTATCATATGTATAGAGCGCTAATGTTAGCAAAGCGTCAAGGGATTGATGCATCAGGCCTTCCTGCAACATCAAAGACGTTTGCAAAGTATAAAGGAATGATGCGAGAAGTTTTATCCATCACATATGCATGGGTTTTTGATCACTAA